The following nucleotide sequence is from Candidatus Thermoplasmatota archaeon.
ATACGGCCGTCCAATCCTGGAATTTTTGTGAAAAAAACATCCATGCCGATTTCTTTTTCCTGGGCAGGCGGGCTAACCTCCATGTGTTTATTCCTCTAATTGCCCCTTAACTTCTTCTATATCCTTTTTTATATCGCTGATGACTTTTTTCACAATTTCCTTTGCTTCCCCCTTTTTCACCCTTACATAAAATTTTGGATTTGACAGCAGAGGATGCTCTATGCTCCATCCTGCATAGTCAACATCTTTGTTTTCAAGCAATTTTTTTTTCAGCAGATTCAGTATTGTACTATCTCCTATTATTTCAAATTCAAACTCCTTTTTTTTATCTTTGGTTATCACAACCTCCATAATATCACCTCTTGTCGATATTGCCTTCACCATAATCCGATGCTATCTTTCTTTCTTCAATTCGCCCGCAGCGGGGGCACTCAAGAACGAAATCTTTTTTTACCAGTGGTGCCCTGCAGCCTATACAGAAGGACTTTATTGAACCCAGGTGCGCACCGTTGGTGCTTAATCTGAGAGTGGGCTCAACCTGTATTACTTGTGCACGTATAATATCGCCTATTTTGTATTTATCTTTTGCACTCACTACATATTCTTTTGCAATATCTGAAACACGGATTGCACCCTCATTTTCCCCTACTACTTTCCTATATACACCGGCTGCATGGAGAATGTTTGCCAGTACCATCTTGTCTGTGATGTGCTCCACCTCGCATATAACGGTGTCTCCTTTTTTGAGAACGAGAGGGACGCTGGTTAATGGCTTTATCTCGGCCGACGGACGCTTTTTATCAACAAAAAAATTTCCAATCATTGTTCCCACTATATCTCCCCCAATGTCTTTCGTGCCATATCCTGGGAACAGTTCCTCGGATGTTGCTATTGTGTCGCCGGGAAATACCAGGCTTCCTTCTTTTATCATCGGAGAGGTAATAAGTTCTTTTTATATATGATATTTTCTATTGCCCCAAAAAGATGTGTTTCTGTAGTGTCGCCTACTTTTACCTCTACAAATTCTCCTATTTTTCCATCTTCTAAAAAAACTGATTTATAATTTTCTGTTTTTCCCACCATCCAGTTTCCATGCTTTTCGAGTATAATGGCATTATACGACTTTCCGATACATCTGCGGTTGTTTTCCAGAGTTATGCGTGAAGCTATTTCAGTCATTTTTCTTGATCTTTCCTTTGCCTCCTTTGTGCCAATCCGCCCCTTCATTTTCTTTACATCCGTATATGGACGGGGAGAAAATCTTGTTATATTTATCACATCCGGCCTAATTTTTTTTATTGCATTACATGTTTCTTCAAATTGTTCTTCAGTTTCGGATGGAAAAGCGATTATGACATCGGTAGCCAATGTTATATCTGGAATTTTTTTTCTTAGTTTATTCACAATGTTCGTAAACTCTCCCAATGTATGACCCCGACGCATTTTTTTCAATATCTCATCCGAGCCTGACTGAAGAGGGAGATGCAAGAATTTGTAAACCCTTTCATTCAAAAATAGGTCTGTAATCTCATCCATTCCTCTTTTTAGAGAAATGGGATGCATCATTCCAATCCTTACCATGAAATTTCCATCTATCATACATATTTTATTGACAAGGGAGGGAAGAGAACCACCGGTGTCCATACCATACGCTGCGGTATCCTGCGATGTAATCCTGACTTCCCTGCATCCTCTTTCTACAGCATCATGAACAGCATTTGCGATTCCATCTTCTGAATATGAAGTCAAATTGCCCCTTGCTTTTTTTGTTATGCAGTAAGAACAGTTGTAAAGGCATCCGTCGGATATTGGAATATTTGTTTTTTTATCCACCATTCTCGGCAAAGTCGCCTTGTCTTTCTGATAAAATGCCACCTCCTTTTTTTCCAGCACCTCGGAAACCTGATGAATATATCGGGGCGGCAGTAAAGCGGCAGACGGCATAATTTTTTTTACAAGGCTGGGAAGGGCGGATGGCATACACCCACCAATGATGACGGGTTTCCCACTTTCGCCGAAAATTTTCATTCTGTGAAGCATGCGTTGCTCGGTTTTGTCAATAACAATGCAGGTGAAAAGAATAAGGATGTCAGCATCCTCTATATGTTCGACTATTTTATGCCCATTTTTCGCCAGTATGCCAGCTGCAATCGATGCATCTCCCTGGTTGGCCGCACATCCATATGTTTCTATATATATCCTCATTCAGATTTTTAATGGTGCATAGCTAATAAACTTTAGGATGTCTTATTGCAAGAGCTGGATGTTTAATTTTGAGTAAACTTTATTATACCGTGTTTTATATAAATTCATGAAATTACGGAATTACAGGATATTGTTCAGGAAGGAACCAGA
It contains:
- a CDS encoding RpoL/Rpb11 RNA polymerase subunit family protein, giving the protein MEVVITKDKKKEFEFEIIGDSTILNLLKKKLLENKDVDYAGWSIEHPLLSNPKFYVRVKKGEAKEIVKKVISDIKKDIEEVKGQLEE
- a CDS encoding exosome complex RNA-binding protein Csl4, yielding MIKEGSLVFPGDTIATSEELFPGYGTKDIGGDIVGTMIGNFFVDKKRPSAEIKPLTSVPLVLKKGDTVICEVEHITDKMVLANILHAAGVYRKVVGENEGAIRVSDIAKEYVVSAKDKYKIGDIIRAQVIQVEPTLRLSTNGAHLGSIKSFCIGCRAPLVKKDFVLECPRCGRIEERKIASDYGEGNIDKR
- a CDS encoding tRNA (N(6)-L-threonylcarbamoyladenosine(37)-C(2))-methylthiotransferase, whose protein sequence is MRIYIETYGCAANQGDASIAAGILAKNGHKIVEHIEDADILILFTCIVIDKTEQRMLHRMKIFGESGKPVIIGGCMPSALPSLVKKIMPSAALLPPRYIHQVSEVLEKKEVAFYQKDKATLPRMVDKKTNIPISDGCLYNCSYCITKKARGNLTSYSEDGIANAVHDAVERGCREVRITSQDTAAYGMDTGGSLPSLVNKICMIDGNFMVRIGMMHPISLKRGMDEITDLFLNERVYKFLHLPLQSGSDEILKKMRRGHTLGEFTNIVNKLRKKIPDITLATDVIIAFPSETEEQFEETCNAIKKIRPDVINITRFSPRPYTDVKKMKGRIGTKEAKERSRKMTEIASRITLENNRRCIGKSYNAIILEKHGNWMVGKTENYKSVFLEDGKIGEFVEVKVGDTTETHLFGAIENIIYKKNLLPLR